The Podarcis raffonei isolate rPodRaf1 chromosome 2, rPodRaf1.pri, whole genome shotgun sequence genome window below encodes:
- the PTGES3 gene encoding prostaglandin E synthase 3, which yields MQPASAKWYDRRDYVFIEFCVEDSKDVNVNFEKSKLSFSCLGGNDNFKHLNEIDLYNSIDPNESKHKRTDRSVLCCLRKGESGQSWPRLTKERAKLNWLSVDFNNWKDWEDDSDEDLSNFDRFSEMMNNMGGDEDVDLPEVDGADDDSPDSDDEKMPDLE from the exons GCAGCCTGCTTCTGCGAAGTGGTATGACCGAAGGGACTACGTCTTTATTGAATTTTGTGTTGAAGACAGTAAAGATGTTAATGTAAATTTTGAGAAATCCAAACTTTCGTTCAG tTGTCTTGGAGGAAACGATAACTTCAAGCATTTAAATGAAATTGATCTTTATAATTCAATTGATCCAAAT gaatCCAAGCATAAAAGAACAGACAGGTCTGTCTTATGTTGTTTACGAAAAGGAGAATCTGGCCAGTCATGGCCACGATTAACGAAAGAGAGGGCAAAG CTCAATTGGCTCAGTGTGGACTTTAACAACTGGAAAGACTGGGAAGATGATTCTGATGAAGATTTGTCCAATTTTGATCGCTTTTCTGAA ATGATGAACAACATGGGTGGTGATGAAGATGTAGATTTGCCAGAAGTAGATGGAGCAGACGAT GATTCACCAGACAGCGATGATGAAA aaatGCCAGACCTGGAGTAA